The sequence below is a genomic window from Nostoc flagelliforme CCNUN1.
AGTATGTTTATTTATACCCAATAGTTCACCAACTAAAAATAAATTAACGTGAGTTCGATGAACCTCTCCCCAACCCCTCTCCGTGTCGGAGAGGGGCAGAAATCTTTCGAGTTTTGAACGAAAAAATCAAGGTTTCAAAGCCTCTCCCCGTTGCGGGGAGAGGTTTGGAGAGGGGTTCTTTATACTCGTCGAACTCACATTAAATTACTGCTGAGATATCGCTGCGCGTAAACTGTAACTACCAGATTCTCCTGCTTCAAAAGTGTTAGCCAACAGATAGTAGATAGGACTTACGCATTGACAGAAAAGCAAAAATGACAGGTAGAGTTTTCAAGGCTTCTATCTAGGTTTTTCAATCATATTTTGGCGATCGCTAGCAATCAAAAGCAACCTCCAAAAGCCTGGAACAACGTATTTACGTTAATACACAAGATGATTCTTTTGTACAGTGCGTAAGTCCTAGTAGATACCATTTTCTGGTAAAGTAACAGTCAATCGAGCATTAAAATTCTTTGGGGAAATGTCGTCATTCTGTGCTATTAGTCGTTCTTTAGTAGGAAGCAGTAAGTATAAGTGAGAGTCTATTTGCTGACTATCCATCTCAATAATTATCTGTTGACCTGCTTTACCTTCAAACACATAAGTGTGAAAATAGCTATTATTTGGTAAAGTGCGAGCGCCATTTTTAAGGCTCGCTTGTAAAACTTGACCATTCAACGGTAAATCCGTATCTTGACTATTACTGGGTTGTTGACGCCCACTTGCTAACTGAGCATTACCTTGTTCTACAGCTACCAAAAAAGGCTGAATTAATTGTGTAGGAATTGCAAAACTAATTCCAATAAATCTTTTAATTTCAGTATCATTAAAAATGGCACTATTGACACAAATTACTTGCCCATTAGAGTTGAGCAGTGGGCCTCCAGAATTGCCGGGATTCACCGTTGCATCATGTTGGATTAAGGCCAATTTTGGTAAGGATTCAGGTGGCAGAGTATTGACAAAGGGGACACTTGAGGGAGAGTATCACAAATATGAACCAAAACCTGCCTCAAGATTTAGACCGAGAAAGCTTAAACCAGTTATCAAAAGAAGAACTGGTAGAGATAATTATTGAGCAGGGCAAGGCAATATGTGAGTTACAGAAAACAATCTTAGAACTACAGCAAGAAGTAGAACGTTTAAAAGTCAGCCGAGATTTGGATAGTTCTACCTCATCGAAACCACCATCTGGGGATATTCTGAAAAAGAGCGAAAACAAAAAAGCATCCCTGGACGGAGAATCGAATCATCCCAAAAGAAAACCAGGCGGGCAACCAGGGCATCAGGGAAAAACGCGCTCTGGTTTTGGCAGAGTAGATCGTTGTGAAATCTTACGTCCAGAAGATTGTGTTTACTGCGGTCAAAAAGCATTTGCGACCGTGGCAGTAAAAGTAGAAAAACAGTCTGTAGCGCAATTAGTGGAACGTCCCATTGAAATAGTGGAGTATCAACGCCATACGTGCGTGTGTGAATGCTGTGGAAATATACAAACAGCCTCATGGTCGCCAGATATCGTTCCAGGACAAGATTTAGGAGTTAGATTACAGGCATTCTTAGGATGGGTAAACAATTATGCACACATGCCCTACGAAAAACAGCAAGAAATGCTTTGGGAATTGGGAGAGATTGAAATTGGGCTAGGCACTTTAGTAGCAACAAATGAACGAATTCAAAAGGTAATTGAACCGAGCATTACTGAGTTAAGGAATTGGGTACAACAGACACAACCTAATATCCATGTGGATGAAACGCCTTGGTCAGTTAAGGGAATTAAAGAATGGTTGTGGGTAGTGGCTAATTCTGAATTTTGCCTGTTTACTGCGGCTGATACTCGTTCACGATCCGAACTAGAAGCAATTTTAGGGGCTGAATATACAGGGGTAATCAGCAGTGACGATTTTAGTGTTTACAATGGCTATCCAGTTTTTGCACAACAGAAATGTTTGGCTCATTTACGCCGTCACTTCAAAAAATTAATTCAACTTCCAGGTCTTCACAACCAAGCTATCGGTGAATCTTTTGTTAATTTAATTGATGAAGCCTTCAGAAGTTATGCTCTTCGGGTTTAAAACTCTTGGGTAAAATTCAGGTGTTGCTTAGGGTAGAAATTATTCTTTGCGCCTCTGCGTGAGTTTTTCATCACGTGGTGAATTGAGGGTTGAGTTTGAAACGCACCAGGTAGCAAAGGTAAGCGCAGAGGGTACGCAGAGTTTTATAGCGCTTCTGGCTTGAGTCCAATACAGACCTAACCCCCCTACCCCCTTCCCTGCAAGGGAAGGGGGAATTAAAGCCTCTCCCCGAAGCGGAGAGAGGTTTGGAGAGGGGTCATGCAATTAATTTTCGGAGATGTCTATTGAATGGCTTTATGTAAATTCTTGGGGGTTGCCCGAATTCAATAAACGACTGCCCGAATTCAATAAACGATTGCTCGAATTCAATAAACGACTGCCCGAATTCAATAAACGACTGCCCGAATTCAATAAACGACTGCCCGAATTCAAAGGAGCATCCCAATTTTGCAAATCTACCAAGATAATCAGCAATTTTTGTAGGGAGGACACTGCTTAACGTTCACTCAAACCCTTATTTTTACGTTGTGGGCAGGGTGGTTTCATCCGAAAAAAGAAAAATACATAAGTCTTGATTTCTCGTTTTCTGGCATGGCTTTTTCCCTCTCTCCAAACCTCTCCCCCACGGGGGGAGAGGCTTTGAAACCCAGTTCTAGTTTTTCTCTGCTTGTATGAAACCACTCTGCTTCCCTATGAGGGAAGGGGGAAAATTCAAAGCCTCTCTCCTAAAAGGAGAGAGGTTTGGAGAGAGGTCAAAATATTAAGTTGCACATCGCGTGACTTACGCAAGAGTTACGGAATAACGAACCGCAGAGGCGCAGAGAAGCCAGTGCGTTGGGGAGACAGCGCCGTGGGCGGGTTTCCCGACTTGAGGCGACTGTCGTCGGGTTCCCCGACTTGAAGCAACTGGCGCGACACGGAGAAATCAGAGTTTGAGAGATATTTTGCGTAAGTCCTCTACTTAAAAATAGGTGAATTATAACTAGAAAAATGCTGATAAATCAAGAAAATTTTGAAAAAATATATCAGGATGAATTGACTCCTAAACAAAAGAAAGTATTGCCTTTA
It includes:
- a CDS encoding PPC domain-containing protein — translated: MALIQHDATVNPGNSGGPLLNSNGQVICVNSAIFNDTEIKRFIGISFAIPTQLIQPFLVAVEQGNAQLASGRQQPSNSQDTDLPLNGQVLQASLKNGARTLPNNSYFHTYVFEGKAGQQIIIEMDSQQIDSHLYLLLPTKERLIAQNDDISPKNFNARLTVTLPENGIY